A genome region from Triticum aestivum cultivar Chinese Spring chromosome 2B, IWGSC CS RefSeq v2.1, whole genome shotgun sequence includes the following:
- the LOC123040573 gene encoding calmodulin-binding protein 25-like codes for MDAMSCLAPPPSASFLSASSPGPAYYTDAAITQALHFSSMSMPQHEYAYSPAVSSPSSASGPSSSSLLADFSCGAGDSSWFASTAAPPMGSLACDSVAPSTPVRATANKRRVGLGPNAAGAGRAGKRRARPSKRAPTTYISTDAANFRLMVQHVTGVQAEPGAADGSVLPASSFDASSPALLLELDCTAFDCAFGDALRLPSDDDAAALHRHHQQQLVQQQQPCFPTLDSWSVMYESSQLI; via the coding sequence ATGGATGCCATGTCATGCCTGGCGCCGCCACCATCGGCGTCGTTCCTCTCGGCCTCCTCGCCCGGGCCGGCCTACTACACCGACGCCGCCATCACGCAAGCGCTGCACTTCTCCTCTATGTCCATGCCCCAGCACGAGTACGCTTACTCCCCCGCagtctcctccccctcctccgcctcgGGGCCCTCCTCGTCCTCTCTCCTCGCGGACTTCTCATGCGGCGCCGGGGACAGCAGCTGGTTCGCCTCCACGGCCGCGCCGCCGATGGGATCGCTCGCCTGCGACTCCGTCGCGCCGTCCACCCCCGTCCGCGCCACGGCGAACAAGAGGCGGGTCGGCCTTGGGCCCAACGCAGCGGGCGCCGGCCGGGCCGGGAAGCGGCGGGCGAGGCCGTCAAAGCGCGCGCCGACCACGTACATCAGCACCGACGCCGCCAACTTCCGGCTCATGGTGCAGCACGTCACGGGCGTCCAGGCCGAGCCCGGTGCGGCAGACGGCAGCGTCCTGCCCGCGTCGTCGTTCGACGCGTCGTCCCCCGCCCTGCTGCTGGAGCTGGACTGCACCGCTTTCGACTGCGCGTTCGGGGACGCGCTGCGGCTGCCGTCGGACGACGACGCGGCGGCGCTCCATCGCCACCACCAACAGCAGCTGGTGCAGCAACAGCAGCCGTGCTTCCCTACGCTGGACTCGTGGAGCGTCATGTACGAGAGCAGCCAGCTGATCTAG